In Candidatus Zixiibacteriota bacterium, one genomic interval encodes:
- a CDS encoding helix-turn-helix domain-containing protein yields the protein MSKSRFFDKKQLAEYLGLSLHTIDSWVSQRREIPYVKMGRRVLFDNNDVERWIEQNKVQPTDFGDPC from the coding sequence ATGAGTAAGAGTAGATTCTTCGATAAGAAACAGCTTGCCGAATATCTTGGCCTTAGTCTCCATACGATTGATTCATGGGTATCGCAAAGACGTGAGATTCCATATGTCAAAATGGGCAGGCGAGTATTATTCGATAATAACGATGTCGAACGATGGATCGAGCAGAATAAGGTACAGCCCACCGATTTCGGTGATCCGTGCTAA